The sequence TTCCCATTGATAATGAGAAGATAGTTCTGGATAATGATAATTTCTACAGTGCTGAAATCCTGCCTGTAATTGAAACGGATTTAAAGAAGGAAAACATCGTTTATGGTGAAACTATTGAGAATGATTTTGTGAATAAAGTTTTTGATTTTTATGAAAAAGTTCAACTCGAAGATAAAGAATTCATTGATAAAATTTCCGAATTTTATTTAGAAAACGGAGATATTTGTATGACTGAAGTGAATATTGGTTATAAAATAATTTTCGGAGAAGATGATATCAGAAGTAAATTATTAAGATTTAATTTCCTGGAAAAAAATAAAGGATTTGAAAAAGACAATATTGTTGATCTTCGCTTCAGTAATCAGCTCATCGTAGGTCGGGAGAATTCATGAGATCAGAACAGATCATCACTGCAATCGATATCGGAACAACCAAGATCTGTGTCATTATTGCAGTTCTCGATGAGGAAAAAAAATTGGAGATCAAAGGTATTGGGACCGGAAAATCAGAAGGACTTGTAAACGGGATTGTGATAGATATTTCCAAAGCTTCCAAATCGATCAGTGATGCTATTTATGAAGCGGAATTAATGTCCGAGACCAAAGCAAAAAATATTTATGTCGGAATTGCCGGTGAACACATGAAAAGCCAGAATACACTTGGTCGAATCTCTCTGACGACCGGCTCCGAACCTTGCGAAATTACCCAGGAACATGTCGATAATGTGATCACGAATTCAAAAAATAATATCAAGATCCAGCAGGGAAACGAACGACTTGATATCATTCATGCAATCCCCCAGTATTACGATATCGACGGACAGGTCGGAATTATGAATCCGGTGAATATGAGCGGTTTCAATCTTTCTGCTTATGTT is a genomic window of Candidatus Cloacimonadota bacterium containing:
- a CDS encoding FtsQ-type POTRA domain-containing protein; translation: MKKKKRRGSSRYYFIYIFLILLIIMSVIGIRSLITKLSFFEISEIKIMGNHNLEKDFLKNLSKDCYGKNLYAISKNEIQRRYTNIVRVKNANISRIFPHKLRIKIVERLGLFYLKTKEGELFPIDNEKIVLDNDNFYSAEILPVIETDLKKENIVYGETIENDFVNKVFDFYEKVQLEDKEFIDKISEFYLENGDICMTEVNIGYKIIFGEDDIRSKLLRFNFLEKNKGFEKDNIVDLRFSNQLIVGRENS